A part of Candidatus Palauibacter scopulicola genomic DNA contains:
- a CDS encoding zinc ribbon domain-containing protein, which produces MDPGARVPTYEYRCRGCRHDFERFQRMSDAAIRVCPSCGEEQVERLISTGGGIVFKGSGFYATDYRQPAADGGTSDAAKASDGDSSPSRDGPSAASEPTPSGSSKGGSGS; this is translated from the coding sequence ATGGACCCGGGGGCACGAGTGCCAACGTACGAGTACAGATGTCGCGGTTGCCGACACGATTTCGAGCGCTTCCAGCGCATGTCGGACGCGGCGATCCGCGTCTGCCCGTCGTGCGGGGAAGAGCAGGTGGAGCGCCTCATCTCGACCGGAGGCGGGATCGTCTTCAAGGGGTCCGGCTTCTACGCCACCGACTATCGGCAGCCGGCAGCCGATGGCGGCACGTCCGACGCGGCGAAGGCGTCGGACGGAGACTCGTCCCCGTCGCGGGACGGCCCCTCGGCCGCGTCCGAACCCACTCCATCCGGGTCATCGAAGGGCGGCTCCGGCTCTTGA
- the argS gene encoding arginine--tRNA ligase, with translation MTGDAGPARLAEALESALSAAGAPEGFSPALERPRDPTHGDWASNAALVLAKSLGQPPRALAARVCELIDSEAAGIAAVEVAGPGFLNFRLSDRSIWRRLAGVIEAGRDWGRTRASPVLRVNVEFVSANPTGPLHVAHGRGAALGDAVASLLEWAGHEVTREFYVNDAGRQIELLGESVEARYEETAGRPAAIPEGGYHGEYVRDVALAVRDAAGPGVLASLSPDERRAHFRREAVRLLRDEQAEDLSRFGVHMDLYYSERSLYESGAIDRLLDALEAGGLIYRSQGATWLRTSSLGDEKDRVLIKSDGSFTYFLPDLAYHLDKARRGFELAIDVWGADHQGHEKRMLAALRGLSYPELLEVLIIQLVTVLRDGREVRMSKRAGRFVTLGELVDETGPDVARYFFLMRRAEVHLNFDLDLALDTSDANPVYKVQYAHARMCSVFRRAGIVADEVPAALDVPETFGTPAEREVALSVMRLPEVIATAAAGRAPHLVCTYLEETAGLVNAWYHQGNLNPAQRILADVPERAARIRLARAVQLTLGNGLRALGLSAPETMTREDT, from the coding sequence TTGACGGGTGATGCCGGGCCGGCCCGGCTCGCCGAGGCGCTCGAATCCGCCCTTTCCGCCGCCGGGGCTCCGGAGGGCTTCTCTCCGGCGCTGGAGCGGCCGCGGGATCCGACGCACGGAGACTGGGCGTCCAACGCGGCGCTCGTGCTCGCGAAGAGCCTGGGCCAGCCTCCCCGGGCGCTTGCGGCGCGCGTCTGCGAACTGATCGACTCCGAGGCCGCCGGCATCGCGGCCGTGGAAGTCGCGGGCCCTGGATTCCTGAACTTCCGGCTCTCCGATCGATCCATCTGGCGTAGACTGGCGGGGGTCATCGAGGCTGGCCGCGATTGGGGGCGGACGCGGGCCTCGCCCGTGCTCCGCGTCAACGTGGAGTTCGTCTCCGCCAATCCGACGGGGCCGCTGCATGTGGCCCACGGTCGTGGCGCGGCGCTCGGCGACGCGGTCGCGTCGCTGCTGGAGTGGGCCGGACACGAGGTGACGCGCGAGTTCTACGTGAACGACGCCGGACGGCAGATCGAACTGCTCGGCGAATCCGTCGAGGCACGCTACGAGGAAACGGCGGGCCGGCCCGCGGCCATCCCCGAAGGCGGATACCACGGCGAGTACGTCCGCGACGTGGCGCTGGCGGTTCGGGACGCCGCCGGCCCCGGGGTTCTCGCCTCCCTCTCCCCGGACGAGCGCCGCGCGCACTTCAGGCGCGAGGCCGTGCGCCTGCTCCGCGATGAGCAGGCGGAGGACCTGTCGCGGTTCGGCGTCCACATGGACCTGTACTATTCCGAACGGTCGCTCTACGAGTCCGGAGCCATCGACCGCCTCCTCGATGCGCTGGAGGCCGGCGGCCTGATCTACCGCTCGCAGGGGGCGACCTGGCTTCGGACTTCGAGCCTCGGCGACGAGAAGGACCGGGTCCTCATCAAGAGCGACGGCTCCTTCACCTACTTCCTGCCGGACCTCGCCTATCACCTCGACAAGGCGAGGCGCGGCTTCGAACTCGCGATCGATGTCTGGGGTGCGGATCACCAGGGCCACGAGAAGCGGATGCTGGCGGCCCTGCGCGGGCTGTCGTACCCGGAGCTGCTCGAGGTCCTCATCATCCAGCTTGTCACGGTTCTGCGCGACGGCAGGGAGGTCCGGATGAGCAAGCGCGCGGGGCGCTTCGTGACGCTGGGCGAACTCGTCGACGAAACGGGCCCGGACGTGGCGCGATACTTTTTTCTCATGCGCCGGGCCGAGGTCCATCTCAACTTCGACCTCGATCTGGCTCTGGATACGTCGGACGCGAATCCGGTCTACAAGGTCCAGTATGCGCATGCGCGCATGTGCAGCGTGTTCCGCAGGGCCGGAATTGTTGCCGACGAGGTTCCGGCCGCGCTCGACGTCCCGGAGACCTTCGGTACCCCGGCCGAGCGCGAGGTCGCCCTGTCCGTCATGCGGCTTCCGGAGGTCATCGCGACGGCCGCGGCGGGCCGGGCTCCGCACCTGGTCTGCACCTACCTGGAGGAGACGGCGGGGCTCGTGAACGCCTGGTATCACCAGGGGAACCTGAACCCGGCGCAGCGAATCCTGGCGGATGTGCCGGAGCGGGCCGCGAGAATCCGGCTCGCGCGCGCGGTCCAGCTCACCCTGGGCAACGGGCTGCGGGCGCTCGGCCTCTCGGCTCCCGAGACCATGACCCGGGAGGACACGTGA
- a CDS encoding PfkB family carbohydrate kinase: MTYRDPEDGGAPAAPILVVGSVALDEISTPAGHREGVVGGTAVNFSAAASLFAPVQLVGVIGDDYPTDELDFLLRRGADLSGLERRPGRSFRWGGFYRRDMNTRETTFTELGVFADFHPTIPEAFRGAPWAFLGAIDPTLQLEVLDQIESPVLAACDTMNYWIEGTPERLAEVIEKIDLITLNDEEAKQLSGEHNLARAARWIRNRGPRHVVIKKGEHGAVLLTGDGFFLTPGFPLEDVVDPTGAGDAFAGGLLGYLARCGSITGPALRRAVVYGCALGSFACEAFGAGRMVTLTMAEVEDRVRSFGALTRFDVPAGA; encoded by the coding sequence GTGACGTACCGTGACCCCGAGGATGGCGGGGCCCCGGCGGCGCCGATCCTCGTCGTGGGCAGCGTCGCCCTCGATGAAATTTCGACCCCCGCCGGACACCGGGAGGGCGTGGTCGGCGGAACGGCGGTAAACTTCAGCGCCGCGGCCTCCCTGTTCGCGCCGGTTCAGCTCGTAGGGGTCATCGGGGACGATTATCCGACGGATGAGCTCGATTTCCTCCTCCGCCGGGGCGCGGATTTGTCGGGGCTCGAGCGGCGGCCCGGCCGCAGCTTCCGGTGGGGCGGCTTCTATCGCCGGGACATGAACACGAGGGAAACGACGTTCACCGAACTGGGCGTGTTCGCGGACTTCCATCCGACGATCCCCGAGGCGTTCCGAGGCGCGCCCTGGGCCTTTCTGGGCGCCATCGACCCCACCCTTCAGCTTGAGGTACTGGATCAGATCGAGTCGCCGGTGCTCGCGGCGTGTGACACGATGAACTACTGGATCGAGGGGACGCCGGAGCGTCTCGCCGAAGTCATCGAGAAGATCGACCTCATCACGCTGAACGACGAGGAGGCGAAACAGCTATCGGGCGAACACAACCTGGCCCGGGCCGCGCGCTGGATCCGGAACCGCGGCCCGCGGCACGTCGTGATCAAGAAGGGCGAGCACGGAGCCGTGCTGCTCACCGGCGACGGGTTCTTCCTCACGCCCGGCTTTCCGCTCGAAGACGTGGTCGACCCGACCGGTGCCGGCGATGCGTTCGCGGGCGGCCTGCTCGGATACCTGGCGCGCTGCGGTTCGATCACGGGACCGGCGTTGAGGCGGGCCGTGGTGTACGGCTGCGCGCTCGGGTCCTTCGCGTGCGAAGCCTTCGGCGCCGGCCGCATGGTGACGCTCACCATGGCCGAAGTGGAGGATCGGGTGCGAAGCTTTGGCGCGCTCACGAGATTCGATGTTCCAGCAGGGGCGTGA
- the purM gene encoding phosphoribosylformylglycinamidine cyclo-ligase: protein MNDGLTYRDAGVDLEAARATKARISRLVQGTRTDAVSSDFGSFGGRFRATPGRELVASADGVGTKLKIAFMADRHDTVGADLVNHCVNDILVEGARPLVFMDYVACGVLDPDTVTSVVSGLAAACRANGCALLGGETAEMPDFYAPGEYDLAGFVVGEIVYPELSRRDLEPGDRLIGLASSGIHTNGYSFVRALFLDRLGLGAHDPFPGAERSVSDVLLRPHRSYLPILERSLEAGRVRALAHITGGGIPGNVDRVIGQHLDAVVRTDRWPRPHEFDVIARESGADEAELFSTFNMGVGMVAVVRGREAGRVLEEIRGAGCEAFLCGELVAGSGRVHLEHS, encoded by the coding sequence ATGAACGACGGATTGACGTACCGGGACGCCGGCGTGGACCTCGAGGCGGCCCGCGCGACCAAAGCCCGGATCTCCCGGCTCGTCCAGGGAACCCGGACGGATGCCGTGAGTTCGGACTTCGGTTCGTTCGGAGGACGGTTCCGGGCGACCCCGGGGCGGGAACTCGTGGCGAGCGCCGATGGCGTCGGGACGAAGCTGAAGATCGCCTTCATGGCGGACCGGCACGACACGGTGGGCGCCGATCTCGTGAATCACTGCGTGAACGACATCCTCGTCGAAGGGGCCCGGCCGCTCGTCTTCATGGACTACGTCGCCTGCGGTGTACTGGATCCGGATACCGTGACGAGCGTCGTGTCGGGACTCGCCGCTGCCTGTCGCGCGAACGGTTGCGCGCTGCTCGGGGGAGAGACCGCGGAGATGCCGGACTTCTACGCGCCTGGCGAATACGACCTCGCGGGGTTTGTGGTGGGCGAGATCGTCTACCCGGAGCTGTCACGCCGCGATCTCGAGCCTGGGGACCGTCTCATCGGGCTCGCGTCGAGCGGCATCCACACGAACGGCTACAGCTTCGTGCGCGCCCTCTTCCTCGACCGCCTCGGACTCGGGGCGCACGACCCCTTCCCGGGGGCCGAACGCTCCGTGTCGGACGTCCTCCTGCGTCCCCACCGGAGCTACCTGCCGATCCTCGAGCGCAGCCTCGAAGCGGGGCGCGTGCGGGCGCTTGCCCACATCACGGGCGGCGGAATCCCCGGGAATGTGGACCGGGTCATCGGACAGCATCTTGATGCGGTGGTGCGCACGGACCGTTGGCCGCGCCCGCACGAGTTCGACGTCATCGCGCGGGAGAGCGGGGCGGACGAGGCGGAACTCTTCTCCACCTTCAACATGGGGGTGGGGATGGTCGCGGTCGTGCGCGGGCGGGAGGCCGGACGGGTCCTCGAGGAGATCCGCGGCGCCGGGTGCGAGGCGTTCCTGTGCGGTGAGCTCGTTGCCGGCAGCGGCCGGGTGCACCTGGAGCACTCGTGA
- the ribD gene encoding bifunctional diaminohydroxyphosphoribosylaminopyrimidine deaminase/5-amino-6-(5-phosphoribosylamino)uracil reductase RibD: MTARGFDPISGAPPSRTEDLRHMREALAVAPRGQGRVSPNPLVGAVVARGNQVFGTGWHAEYGGDHAEVVALREAGSRAAGATLYVTLEPCRHEGQTPPCTTAIIRSGVRRVVIACRDPNPEARHGAEELRQAGLDVEIGIEENAAKRLNAAFLWFHQRWVPFASLKLALSLDAKLGEESVRTPVTGIRALDEVHRLRSCHDAILIGSNTIEIDDPLLTARGEVVPRVPPIRAVLDTTLRLRTSSQLVRTASQAPVWAFADPETDGFDERAGPLRDAGVEVIGVPRSGDHRLDLSAVWNEMAIRGVLSVLVEGGGQVAASLLRDGHIQRIHAFIAPMFYGRDGVPAFPGLDPSTPGDWLPVQRESLGQDTHIVFEHRQLQETLDNL; the protein is encoded by the coding sequence GTGACGGCGCGGGGATTCGACCCCATCTCCGGGGCCCCGCCGAGCCGCACCGAGGACCTGCGCCACATGCGCGAGGCGCTGGCCGTGGCGCCGCGCGGACAGGGCCGCGTGTCGCCCAATCCGCTCGTGGGCGCCGTCGTTGCCCGGGGCAACCAGGTTTTCGGCACGGGATGGCACGCGGAGTACGGCGGCGATCATGCGGAAGTGGTGGCGCTGCGCGAGGCCGGGTCGCGCGCGGCAGGCGCGACGCTGTACGTCACGCTCGAGCCGTGCCGCCACGAGGGGCAGACGCCGCCGTGCACGACCGCCATCATCCGCTCCGGCGTGCGCCGCGTCGTGATCGCCTGCCGGGACCCCAATCCCGAGGCGCGCCACGGGGCGGAAGAGCTGCGGCAGGCCGGCCTGGATGTCGAGATCGGGATCGAGGAGAACGCCGCGAAGCGGCTGAACGCGGCCTTCCTCTGGTTTCACCAGCGATGGGTGCCCTTCGCTTCGCTCAAGCTGGCGCTCTCCCTTGACGCGAAGCTCGGGGAGGAGAGCGTCCGCACGCCGGTGACCGGCATCCGGGCGCTGGACGAGGTCCACCGTCTCCGCTCCTGTCACGATGCGATCCTGATCGGCTCGAACACGATCGAGATCGACGATCCCCTGCTGACGGCCCGCGGAGAGGTCGTGCCGCGGGTGCCGCCGATACGGGCGGTCCTGGATACTACGCTCCGGCTCCGAACCTCGAGTCAGCTCGTGCGCACGGCCTCGCAGGCGCCGGTATGGGCCTTCGCCGACCCCGAGACGGACGGATTCGACGAGCGCGCAGGTCCGCTCCGCGATGCGGGCGTGGAGGTGATCGGAGTCCCGCGGAGCGGGGACCACAGGCTGGACCTGAGCGCGGTCTGGAACGAAATGGCGATCCGCGGCGTACTTTCGGTGCTCGTCGAGGGAGGGGGGCAGGTCGCCGCATCGTTGCTGCGCGACGGGCACATCCAGAGGATCCATGCCTTCATCGCCCCCATGTTCTACGGGCGGGACGGCGTACCGGCGTTTCCCGGTCTCGATCCGTCGACGCCCGGCGACTGGCTGCCCGTGCAGCGGGAGTCACTGGGACAGGACACGCATATCGTGTTCGAGCACCGCCAGCTCCAGGAAACCCTGGACAACCTCTGA
- a CDS encoding riboflavin synthase, with protein sequence MFTGIIRAVGEVAGRERRKTGLRLTIARVPFIERLRDGDSVSLAGVCTTVVALGEASFDVDVVEATLERTTVGSWRVGDLVNLEPALCAGDPLGGHMVQGHIDGVGTVAAARWEAGSGRLEIELPGGLERVTVPQGSFAVDGVSLTVNRLSGTIARFAIIPYTWTHTTLGRLVSGASVNLEADLIGKHVARALRPHAAPADS encoded by the coding sequence GTGTTCACCGGAATCATACGGGCGGTCGGCGAGGTCGCGGGCCGTGAGCGCCGGAAGACCGGACTCCGGCTGACGATCGCCCGCGTCCCCTTTATCGAACGGCTCCGGGACGGGGATTCGGTGTCGCTCGCGGGCGTGTGTACGACGGTCGTCGCTCTCGGAGAGGCGTCGTTCGATGTCGACGTCGTCGAGGCGACGCTGGAGCGGACGACGGTCGGGAGCTGGCGGGTCGGCGATCTCGTGAACCTCGAACCTGCGCTGTGCGCCGGGGACCCGCTCGGCGGGCACATGGTGCAGGGACACATCGATGGGGTGGGGACCGTGGCCGCGGCCAGGTGGGAAGCCGGGTCGGGTCGGCTCGAGATCGAACTCCCGGGCGGCCTCGAGAGGGTGACCGTGCCGCAGGGCTCCTTCGCGGTCGATGGCGTGAGTCTCACGGTCAACCGCCTGAGCGGGACCATCGCGCGTTTCGCCATCATCCCATATACATGGACCCACACGACCCTCGGGCGCCTCGTATCCGGCGCGAGCGTCAACCTCGAGGCGGACCTGATCGGCAAACACGTGGCGCGTGCCCTCCGACCGCACGCGGCCCCGGCGGACTCCTGA
- a CDS encoding bifunctional 3,4-dihydroxy-2-butanone-4-phosphate synthase/GTP cyclohydrolase II encodes MPADTVEAAIARIRSGGLVIIADDEDRENEGDLVCAAALATPETINFMARHARGLICLAMPDEMADRLDLPLMTDDRLADPNKTAFTVSIDARQDFGVSTGISAQDRARTIRVAVDPQTRPTDLMRPGHIFPLRSRPGGVLQRVGQTEASVDLARLAGLTPAGVICEILNEDGTMARRPDLEKFAAEYDLPFITVAALVSYRLRTESLVRRVAEADLPTPWGDFRIVGYANEVDGREHVALVRGDVAGAEDVPVRVHSRCLTGDVFHSHRCDCGSQLEAAMRMVVEAGAGVIVYLDQEGRGIGLLNKLRAYELQDEGHDTVEANEALGFPPDLRNYGIGAQILVDLGLRSIRVLTNNPKKLAGLEGFGLVIRDRLPLEFGGVDDRLVRYLRTKREKLGHLTESA; translated from the coding sequence ATGCCCGCAGACACGGTGGAAGCGGCGATCGCGCGGATCCGCAGCGGCGGACTCGTGATCATCGCGGACGATGAGGATCGCGAGAACGAGGGGGACCTCGTCTGCGCGGCCGCGCTCGCGACGCCCGAGACGATCAACTTCATGGCCAGGCACGCGCGGGGCCTCATATGTCTCGCGATGCCCGACGAAATGGCCGATCGCCTCGATCTCCCGCTCATGACGGACGACCGGCTGGCGGACCCGAACAAGACGGCGTTCACCGTGTCGATCGATGCCCGCCAGGATTTCGGCGTGTCGACCGGGATCTCCGCGCAGGATCGTGCCCGGACGATCCGCGTCGCCGTGGATCCCCAGACCCGGCCCACGGACCTCATGCGCCCGGGCCACATCTTCCCGCTCCGCTCCCGGCCCGGCGGTGTGCTCCAGCGCGTGGGCCAGACGGAGGCTTCGGTCGATCTCGCCCGGCTCGCCGGGCTCACCCCGGCGGGTGTGATCTGCGAGATTCTGAACGAGGATGGGACGATGGCGCGCCGCCCGGATCTCGAGAAGTTCGCGGCGGAGTACGACCTCCCCTTCATCACGGTCGCCGCCCTCGTCTCCTACCGGTTGCGCACGGAGAGTCTCGTACGGCGCGTCGCCGAGGCGGATCTTCCCACGCCCTGGGGAGATTTCCGCATCGTCGGGTACGCGAACGAGGTGGATGGGCGCGAACACGTCGCGCTCGTGCGCGGCGACGTGGCGGGTGCGGAGGATGTCCCTGTGCGCGTTCACTCGCGTTGCCTGACGGGCGATGTGTTCCACTCCCACCGCTGCGATTGCGGCAGCCAGCTCGAGGCGGCGATGCGGATGGTCGTGGAGGCTGGTGCCGGGGTCATCGTCTATCTCGACCAGGAAGGGCGGGGGATCGGACTCCTGAACAAGCTCCGAGCCTACGAGCTGCAGGACGAGGGCCACGACACGGTCGAAGCGAACGAGGCGCTCGGTTTCCCGCCCGACCTGCGGAACTACGGAATCGGGGCCCAGATCCTCGTGGATCTCGGGTTGCGCTCGATCCGGGTCCTCACGAACAACCCGAAGAAACTCGCGGGGCTGGAGGGGTTCGGTCTCGTGATCCGCGACCGCCTGCCGCTCGAGTTCGGCGGGGTCGATGACCGGCTGGTCCGCTATCTCCGCACGAAGCGCGAGAAGCTGGGACACCTGACCGAATCCGCGTGA
- the ribH gene encoding 6,7-dimethyl-8-ribityllumazine synthase translates to MKEYEGAASGTGRRVCILVSRFNSRVTERLLEGAARATLECGVAEKDVDIVYVPGAWELPLAAQRAVTRGYAAIVALGCVIRGETAHFDHVSRAATDGLAKVQLDSGVPIGLGVLTPDTLEQALARAGGELGNAGSEAARAALRMADLHERLGA, encoded by the coding sequence CTGAAGGAGTACGAGGGCGCGGCTTCCGGAACCGGCCGGAGGGTCTGCATTCTCGTCAGCCGGTTCAACTCCCGGGTCACCGAACGTCTGCTGGAAGGCGCCGCGCGGGCGACCCTCGAATGCGGTGTCGCCGAGAAGGACGTCGATATCGTGTACGTCCCGGGCGCCTGGGAGCTGCCGCTCGCCGCGCAACGGGCCGTGACGCGCGGATACGCCGCCATCGTCGCCCTGGGCTGTGTGATTCGCGGGGAAACCGCGCACTTCGACCACGTAAGCCGGGCGGCCACGGACGGCCTCGCGAAGGTACAGCTCGACTCTGGCGTGCCGATCGGTCTCGGCGTCCTCACGCCGGACACGCTGGAGCAAGCGCTCGCGCGGGCCGGCGGCGAACTCGGAAACGCCGGCTCGGAGGCGGCGCGCGCGGCGCTACGCATGGCCGACCTCCACGAACGGCTGGGCGCGTGA
- the nusB gene encoding transcription antitermination factor NusB, with protein sequence MTPASRTHVHSRARSWALNLLYAWEVGGKGTPLEHAAQSLVHRRMSDRYRPHVRRLLETASRHLDEIDATIAHHASNWRIERLHAIDRNILRIGIAELLWFEDVPPKVAIHEALKLARRYGSPGSPRFLNGVLDAVLKAREAGS encoded by the coding sequence GTGACGCCGGCCTCCCGGACGCACGTCCATTCGCGCGCGCGGAGCTGGGCGTTGAACCTCCTCTATGCGTGGGAGGTGGGCGGAAAGGGCACGCCGCTCGAACACGCGGCGCAGAGCCTCGTCCACCGCCGCATGTCCGACCGCTACCGCCCGCACGTCCGGCGCCTGCTCGAGACCGCGAGCCGCCACCTCGACGAGATCGACGCCACGATCGCCCATCACGCGTCGAACTGGCGGATCGAGCGCCTGCACGCCATCGACCGGAACATCCTGCGGATCGGGATCGCGGAGCTTCTGTGGTTCGAAGACGTACCGCCGAAGGTCGCGATTCACGAAGCTCTGAAGCTGGCCCGCCGGTATGGGAGTCCCGGCAGTCCGCGGTTTCTCAACGGCGTGCTCGACGCGGTGCTGAAGGCGCGGGAGGCCGGGTCCTGA
- a CDS encoding glycosyltransferase family 4 protein, whose translation MARPLRILLLNWQDRENPEAGGAEVHLHEIFGRLAARGHLVRAVVSGWPGAAPSATLDCIDFRRVGNRHSYAWRGRRAAREVVHDFAPDILVEDINKIPLYSPRWAGVPVVALVPHLFGATAYAEASIPVATAVWAAERAIPRVYRNCPFQAISESTALDLTKRGLLARDITVIPPGIDHDTYCPDPATERAEAPTLLYVGRLKRYKGLDLLLEALSRLSGRLPDARLVIAGRGSDERRLRRLVRGAELSHRVRFLGYISEEEKVAWLRRAWAVVYPSPKEGWGMTNVEAAACGTPVIASDSPGLRESVAAGESGVLAPHGNVAAWVAAIDELLGQPSVRKQLGRGGIAHAARFSWSRAADETEAHLYQSLEPR comes from the coding sequence GTGGCGCGGCCGCTCCGGATCCTCCTCCTCAACTGGCAGGACCGGGAGAACCCCGAGGCCGGCGGCGCCGAGGTGCACCTCCACGAGATCTTCGGCCGGCTCGCGGCCCGGGGGCACCTCGTGCGGGCCGTCGTGAGCGGCTGGCCCGGCGCGGCCCCGTCCGCGACACTCGATTGCATCGACTTTCGGCGCGTCGGAAACCGGCACAGCTACGCATGGCGGGGGCGGCGGGCCGCGCGGGAGGTCGTGCACGACTTCGCCCCGGATATTCTCGTCGAGGACATCAACAAGATCCCGCTGTACTCCCCTCGGTGGGCCGGCGTCCCCGTCGTCGCCCTCGTTCCGCACCTGTTCGGGGCCACGGCTTACGCGGAGGCGTCGATCCCCGTCGCGACGGCGGTCTGGGCCGCGGAACGGGCGATCCCCCGCGTCTATCGCAACTGCCCCTTTCAGGCGATCTCGGAGAGCACCGCGCTCGATCTCACGAAGCGGGGCCTGCTCGCCCGCGACATCACGGTCATCCCGCCCGGCATCGATCACGACACCTATTGTCCGGACCCCGCGACGGAACGTGCGGAGGCGCCGACGCTGCTCTATGTGGGCCGCCTCAAGCGCTACAAGGGTCTCGATCTCCTGCTCGAAGCGCTGTCGCGGCTGAGCGGCCGGCTGCCCGACGCAAGGCTCGTCATCGCGGGGCGCGGTAGCGACGAACGCCGTCTCCGAAGGCTCGTGCGGGGCGCCGAGCTCTCGCACCGGGTACGCTTTCTGGGGTACATCTCCGAGGAGGAGAAGGTCGCCTGGCTGCGTCGGGCCTGGGCCGTGGTCTATCCCTCTCCGAAGGAAGGGTGGGGAATGACGAACGTGGAGGCCGCCGCGTGCGGCACGCCGGTGATCGCGAGCGACTCCCCGGGGCTGCGGGAGTCGGTGGCGGCGGGGGAGTCGGGAGTTCTCGCCCCGCATGGCAACGTCGCGGCGTGGGTGGCCGCGATCGACGAACTTCTCGGGCAGCCGTCGGTGCGCAAACAGCTCGGACGGGGCGGGATCGCCCACGCGGCTCGGTTCTCGTGGTCGCGTGCAGCGGATGAGACGGAAGCGCACCTTTACCAGTCACTCGAACCCCGATGA
- a CDS encoding HPF/RaiA family ribosome-associated protein produces the protein MRTIVTARNADVSDIREIIETRFTNLTRFEPRASKAEIVFTGEKTQVRAAAVVSVDRARPVHGEAAGPDPRTALDRLADKLGNQLRRNHDRYNEHSAPPMDELFGNPFEAGGEAE, from the coding sequence ATGCGAACCATCGTCACCGCGCGTAACGCCGATGTCTCGGACATCCGCGAGATCATCGAGACGCGCTTCACGAACCTGACCCGTTTCGAGCCGCGCGCGTCGAAGGCCGAGATCGTATTCACCGGAGAGAAGACGCAGGTGCGCGCGGCGGCCGTGGTCAGCGTCGACCGCGCCCGTCCCGTGCACGGGGAGGCGGCGGGCCCCGACCCGCGCACGGCGCTCGACCGGCTCGCGGACAAGCTGGGCAACCAGCTCCGCCGCAACCACGACCGGTACAACGAGCACTCGGCGCCGCCGATGGATGAGCTGTTCGGGAATCCCTTTGAAGCGGGCGGAGAAGCCGAGTGA
- the hprK gene encoding HPr(Ser) kinase/phosphatase: MTLTVASLLRRKREAFSLTVVAGESGLERRIDVPEVSSPGLALAGYRERFVSQRVLIFGETEIAYLQSLRASQRAAALTFVFESGVPCAIITKSQAPPEELVSAAEAAGVAVLETPLKTGDFYRRLQPYLEEEFAPRTSLHGSLADVYGIGLLFIGPSGIGKSECVLDLVERGHRLVADDLILVHRRQSDILLGRAHEHQRHHMEIRGVGIIDVRAMFGIRAVRQQKRIEVVVELEVWGERDDYDRTGLEAEECEILGVKLPKVRIPLNPGKNITVIAEVVAMNHLLRYSGEDPAAAFERDLIERMRPVRDYLESDDE, from the coding sequence GTGACCCTCACGGTCGCGTCGCTGCTTCGACGCAAGCGGGAAGCGTTTTCCCTCACGGTGGTGGCCGGCGAGTCCGGCCTCGAGCGCCGGATCGATGTCCCGGAGGTCTCGTCGCCGGGACTCGCGCTGGCGGGCTACCGCGAGCGCTTCGTGTCTCAGCGGGTCCTCATCTTCGGCGAAACGGAGATCGCCTATCTCCAGAGCCTCCGCGCCTCGCAACGCGCCGCCGCTCTCACGTTCGTGTTCGAGTCCGGCGTGCCCTGCGCGATCATTACGAAGAGCCAGGCGCCGCCTGAAGAACTCGTCTCCGCGGCGGAGGCGGCCGGCGTGGCGGTGCTGGAAACGCCTCTGAAGACGGGCGATTTCTACCGGAGACTGCAGCCCTATCTCGAGGAAGAGTTCGCGCCCCGGACTTCGCTCCACGGCTCCCTCGCCGATGTGTACGGGATCGGCCTCCTCTTCATCGGGCCGTCCGGCATCGGCAAGAGCGAATGCGTGCTCGATCTCGTGGAGCGGGGCCACCGCCTCGTCGCGGACGATCTCATCCTCGTGCACCGCCGCCAGAGCGACATTCTCCTCGGACGCGCGCACGAACACCAGCGCCATCACATGGAGATCCGGGGCGTCGGCATCATCGATGTGCGGGCCATGTTCGGGATCCGGGCCGTGCGCCAGCAGAAGCGGATCGAAGTCGTCGTCGAACTCGAGGTCTGGGGAGAGCGCGACGACTATGACCGAACCGGTCTCGAAGCGGAGGAGTGCGAGATCCTGGGCGTCAAGCTGCCGAAGGTCCGCATCCCGCTGAACCCGGGCAAGAACATCACGGTGATCGCCGAAGTCGTGGCCATGAACCATCTGCTGCGCTATTCCGGGGAGGACCCCGCGGCGGCCTTCGAGCGCGATCTCATCGAGCGCATGCGGCCGGTGCGCGACTACCTCGAGTCCGATGACGAATAG